A DNA window from Campylobacter lari contains the following coding sequences:
- a CDS encoding DJ-1 family glyoxalase III yields MKKVLVPLAKGFEEAEFIGIADVLKRAGEASGNLEVIIASLDDELLVQGANGICIRADVSLASVDQENLDAIALAGGFEGMMNLKNNSLIIKIIQDLHAKKKIVAAICASPMVLAKAGVINGEFSCYPGCEVGIEGIRVNKAVVVNENVITAAGPATAILFGLELAKHLCSEEIYQKLYEGMLVPLTK; encoded by the coding sequence ATGAAAAAAGTTTTAGTGCCTTTGGCAAAAGGTTTTGAAGAGGCTGAATTTATAGGTATAGCTGATGTTTTAAAAAGAGCAGGGGAGGCTAGTGGAAATTTAGAAGTTATTATTGCTTCACTAGATGATGAGCTTTTAGTACAAGGAGCTAATGGAATTTGCATAAGGGCTGATGTGAGTTTGGCTAGTGTTGATCAAGAAAATTTAGATGCAATCGCTTTGGCAGGTGGATTTGAAGGTATGATGAATTTAAAAAACAATTCACTTATCATAAAAATCATACAAGATTTACATGCTAAGAAAAAAATCGTAGCTGCTATTTGTGCTTCACCTATGGTATTGGCAAAAGCAGGGGTGATTAATGGTGAGTTTTCTTGCTATCCTGGTTGTGAAGTGGGTATTGAAGGTATAAGAGTAAATAAAGCAGTTGTAGTAAATGAAAATGTCATCACAGCAGCTGGGCCTGCTACGGCTATTTTATTTGGTTTAGAGCTTGCTAAACATTTATGCTCAGAAGAAATTTATCAAAAACTTTATGAAGGTATGCTTGTTCCTTTAACAAAATAA
- a CDS encoding N-carbamoylputrescine amidohydrolase, whose protein sequence is MKLALIQQEFKQNKEKTIEKTCELIKQAAKEKAELVCLQELHQTQYFCQSENTNFFDLANDYEEDVKFWSNVARENKVVLVTSLFEKRSAGLYHNTSVVFEKDGSIAGKYRKMHIPDDPCFYEKFYFTPGDLGFEPIQTSVGKLGVLICWDQWYPEAARLMALKGAQILIYPTAIGWFDKDEKEEKQRQLEAWIGVQRGHAIANGLPVVAINRVGFEKDESGVEEGIRFWGNSFVFGAQGEELFRADDKQELCKIVEIDMQRCENVRRWWPFLRDRRIEYFHELNKRFID, encoded by the coding sequence ATGAAATTAGCGCTCATTCAGCAAGAATTTAAACAAAATAAAGAAAAAACTATAGAAAAAACATGCGAACTTATTAAACAAGCAGCAAAAGAAAAGGCTGAGCTTGTGTGTTTGCAAGAGCTTCATCAAACGCAGTATTTTTGTCAAAGTGAAAATACAAACTTTTTTGATTTGGCAAATGACTATGAAGAGGATGTTAAATTTTGGTCTAATGTAGCTAGGGAAAATAAAGTTGTTTTGGTAACTTCTTTATTTGAAAAAAGAAGTGCAGGGCTTTATCATAATACTAGTGTGGTATTTGAAAAAGATGGTTCCATAGCAGGCAAATACCGTAAAATGCATATTCCTGATGATCCTTGTTTTTATGAAAAATTTTATTTTACTCCAGGTGATTTGGGTTTTGAGCCTATACAAACAAGTGTTGGAAAGCTTGGTGTTTTAATATGCTGGGATCAATGGTATCCTGAAGCTGCTAGGTTAATGGCTTTAAAGGGAGCTCAAATTTTAATTTATCCTACTGCTATAGGTTGGTTTGATAAGGATGAAAAAGAAGAAAAACAAAGACAGCTTGAAGCTTGGATAGGCGTTCAAAGAGGTCATGCTATAGCTAATGGCTTACCTGTAGTAGCTATTAATAGAGTGGGTTTTGAAAAAGATGAAAGCGGTGTGGAAGAAGGTATAAGATTTTGGGGGAATTCTTTTGTTTTTGGGGCTCAAGGTGAAGAGCTTTTTAGGGCTGATGATAAACAAGAGCTTTGTAAAATCGTTGAAATTGATATGCAAAGATGTGAAAATGTGCGTAGATGGTGGCCATTTCTACGCGATAGACGCATAGAATATTTTCATGAATTAAATAAAAGATTTATCGACTAA
- a CDS encoding SelT/SelW/SelH family (seleno)protein gives MEVKIYYCNLUNYKPQAARVAEEIQNEFKDAQISTIEKGGGHFIVEVDGKIIYSKKDLFNCEVDRFPHEGEITKLMKQM, from the coding sequence ATGGAAGTAAAAATTTATTATTGTAATCTTTGAAATTACAAACCACAAGCTGCAAGGGTTGCAGAAGAAATACAAAATGAATTCAAAGATGCACAAATTTCTACCATAGAAAAAGGTGGCGGTCATTTTATAGTAGAAGTAGATGGTAAAATCATTTACTCTAAAAAAGACTTGTTTAATTGTGAAGTAGATAGATTTCCTCATGAGGGTGAAATTACCAAGCTTATGAAACAAATGTAA
- a CDS encoding cation diffusion facilitator family transporter, which yields MNLQKSATIIASVCAIFLAIIKFAVGLASGSVAVLSSAIDSLLDCVISGLNFLALKKSSQGSSKEYNFGLSKIEALMGLFEGLVISGIGVYIFYESVLKIHNQESVEKLDLGIFVMAFAMAVTLCLVVFLNYVAKKTKSLIIKADSLHYKIDFLTNALTLLALVIIAFTNYHFIDGLFGIAISLYTIFSAFKIIKESSKILLDVAIDKEQVEVIKQIISANKEVKSFHHLKTRKSPDMLYVSVHLVFEPTISLLKAHEIGDEIEDSIREHFKDDFWNIHIHLDPYDDSEEERSKNEISAHSARI from the coding sequence ATGAATTTACAAAAAAGCGCAACTATCATTGCAAGTGTATGTGCTATTTTTTTAGCTATTATAAAATTTGCAGTAGGATTAGCTTCAGGTTCTGTTGCAGTACTTTCTAGCGCGATTGATTCTTTGCTTGATTGTGTGATTTCGGGTTTAAATTTTTTAGCTTTGAAAAAAAGCTCTCAAGGCTCTAGCAAGGAATATAATTTTGGCCTTAGTAAAATTGAAGCTTTAATGGGGCTTTTTGAAGGTCTTGTTATTAGTGGGATTGGGGTTTATATTTTTTATGAGAGTGTTTTGAAAATTCACAATCAAGAAAGTGTAGAAAAACTTGATCTTGGAATTTTTGTCATGGCTTTTGCTATGGCTGTGACTTTGTGTTTGGTGGTTTTTTTAAATTATGTTGCTAAGAAAACAAAAAGCTTGATTATAAAAGCTGATAGCTTACACTATAAAATAGACTTTTTGACTAATGCTTTAACGCTTTTAGCACTTGTGATTATAGCTTTTACAAATTATCATTTTATTGATGGATTATTTGGCATAGCTATAAGTTTATATACGATTTTTTCAGCTTTTAAAATCATTAAGGAAAGTTCTAAAATTTTATTAGATGTAGCTATTGATAAAGAACAAGTTGAAGTGATTAAACAAATCATAAGTGCAAATAAAGAAGTCAAAAGTTTTCATCATTTAAAAACTAGAAAAAGTCCTGATATGCTTTATGTTAGTGTGCATTTAGTTTTTGAACCTACAATATCACTTTTAAAAGCTCATGAGATTGGTGATGAGATTGAAGATAGCATAAGAGAACATTTTAAAGATGATTTTTGGAATATCCATATACATTTAGATCCTTATGATGATTCAGAAGAAGAAAGGAGTAAAAATGAAATTAGCGCTCATTCAGCAAGAATTTAA